A window from Syntrophorhabdaceae bacterium encodes these proteins:
- the rpsL gene encoding 30S ribosomal protein S12 translates to MPTINQLVRLGREAVKKKSASPALTNCPQKRGVCVRVYTTTPKKPNSALRKVARVRLTNGIEVTTYIPGIGHNLQEHSVVLIRGGRVKDLPGVRYHIIRGSLDASGVANRKKSRSKYGAKKPKQ, encoded by the coding sequence ATGCCTACTATCAATCAGTTAGTCAGGCTCGGGAGAGAAGCCGTCAAAAAGAAGAGCGCCTCTCCGGCTTTGACGAATTGTCCTCAGAAACGGGGAGTCTGTGTAAGGGTCTATACCACGACCCCGAAGAAACCGAATTCCGCTTTGAGGAAGGTTGCCCGTGTAAGGTTGACGAACGGGATCGAGGTGACAACTTATATCCCCGGGATCGGTCATAACCTGCAGGAACACTCCGTGGTTCTTATCAGGGGGGGCAGGGTTAAAGACCTTCCGGGCGTTAGATACCACATCATCAGGGGCTCGCTTGACGCAAGCGGCGTTGCAAACAGAAAGAAGAGCAGATCGAAATACGGCGCGAAA